The DNA sequence CGGCGCCTGCCTGAGCTGCCACCAGAAATACCTTAAGGATTCTGGTGCAGCCCATATCCAGGCCAACGGCGGCATCTTAGACGGTATGGATGCAGACGATGTGCGCGCCCGGGCGGCAGAGACTTGCGCCACCTGCCATACGCCGACTCAGCTGTTAGGCATTCACCAGGAGTAGCATCGCACTATAAAAGATGGTGAGCGAAACACTGGATAAAAGGAGGCTGCGGCCTCCTTTTTTATCGCCCTACACCGATGCATGCCATCAATGCATAACGCCAAACGCCACGCCACCCAGCCGTACAATTCACAAATTAATAACATCAGGCCCACAAATGCGGGAGTTTCATCGGCGAAATGGATCGGTTTCCCAGCGCCTATGCTTGCGTTAGATCAAAACTGCGGTGAAAAAATCCCCTGCCGCTTAAGCTTTATTTAAGAAAAGGCTTATTTTTAGGCCACTCAAGAGAAAATGCCCTCACTCGATATTTATAAGCCACTGTAAAATATTAGATTTAACAAGTTTATCAATTTCCACCAAGCTTAATGGATCCGCTTCACGTTTGCGTCAAGTGGGCCGTTGCACCTACCCCCTTTTAAGTAATATGGCCCCTAAGGTGCCGCCAAGTTGTTGAGGCAATAGCAATAACTCTGGCCACCTTGTTCATACCAAAAAAGAAAAAATTGAGATCACTCTCATTCTCATGCAGGGGAAAAATGATGAAACGGTATTCAATCAGTACCGCAGTCAAAGCAGCATTCGGTGTCGGAGCCTTATCTCTGGCGCTGGTCGGCTGTGGCGGCAGCGATGGTAAAGATGGTGAAGATGGCAAGCCTGGTGAAATCGCGGTCGATATCAACAGCGCGACTGCGGTCCAAACCAAGATAGAAAGCGCCAGCTATGACGCGGCGGCCAAGACCCTAAGCTTCGAATTTAGCCTGACCAATCCTAATGGCGTCGCCGTCACAGGATTAGAGGCGCTCACCGACCCACTACGCATCGCCTTCGGTCGTATGGGCACCCGCAGCGAGGCCTTCACACCCTACAGCCTGGAAGATGGCACCCAGGTCACCGGCCGCGCCGATGGCGACGAGGAGATCTGGCTCTCTTACCGCAACGCCAGCAAGAACGGCGTACCTATGACGGGCACCAACAACTGGCGTCCAACTCGCGACTGCCCAGAAGGACTGAATTGCCTAAGTTACCTAGGCGAAGGCCGTTATCGGGTCACGGCGCCAGAGATAATAGACACCAACGGCCTGGACTACGACTATGATGCCAACCGTATCAATGGTATCTACCTGATCACCTATGGTGTGGGCCAAAACAAGCTGAAGAATGTCGAAGCCTACTACTGGGATCCTTTGACCGAGCAGTCGGTCTCTTCGCCTAAGAAAGTGCTGGAGATGGATACCTGTACCAGCTGTCACGTAGGTCAGGATCATATCCGCCACGGCAACTATGGTAATACCGCCGACGGCTGTGGTTTCTGCCACACTGACTATACACAGTACAGCGGCTCAGGTATCGATGGCGAAGGCAACACGGTCGAATTTAACTTTGATGGCTCCATCAAGGGACTGGTTCACGCAGTGCACACAGGCATCACAGAGGGGGATCGCCGCGAGCTGGCCAAGTTCAACTCGGTTATCGCCAATGCCAACAACCCAGCCTTTACCTATGAGTTTGATGGTGCGGCGCTCGATAGCGAAGGCAATCCTAAGGCCGAGCTTAACTTCCCGGCCTCGACAGCCAACTGTCAAAGCTGTCACGTAAGCTACACCACCACAGAAGAAACCTTGCCCGAAGGCCTGACCGCTCACGCCCTGGCTTGGTTTGGCGATAAAGATGTGACCAGCTGTCAGAGCTGTCATGGCGAATACCACAAGGGCAGCAGCCTGGTGGCGCCGGGTGAAGAAGGCGCAACCATGGTAGGTTGTGTCACCTGTCACAGCAGCCAAGATGGCAATACCCGCGGCGGCGCCTTCCGTCACTTTGCCGGCCACGAGCAGGCCAGCAGCCAGGCCGCGTCACAGGCCGGTATCTTAGTCGGTGCTAGCTACAGCCAGATCGCCTGGGATGAAACCAGCGCGACCTTAAGCTTTACCCTTAACCTGAATAAGGGTGAAGAGGCGGTTACCAGCCTACATGTACCGCGCGTTACCGTGTACGTTAATGCCGTCGATGCGGTTAAACCTGACGCCTACCTGGCGGCGCGCACCAGTGGTAGTGCAACCGCGAATCCTGATGGCAGCTATACGGTGACCGTCGATGCGTCTAAGCCTAACTATGGCCTACCTTCACTGGCCGAGGTTATTGCCAATGGGGCCGATCTGGCGATCACCTCAAGCTTTAGCACCTGCTTTAAGAACAAGTCTTCAACCTTGGTTGAACTTGACGGCGAAGGCAACTGCGCCGGCGTATTAAGTGCCAACGCGGCGAAGACTGAGTTTGTTAAGCTTGACGGAACGCCTGGTGCGGTGCGTGCCAGCGCCGTGGACTATGACAACTGCGCAAGCTGTCACAACAACGACATGGTGGCCCGTAAGGGTGCGGCGCACTACCGCAACGCCGACGTACACACCTGTGCCCAATGTCACGAAGCCGGTGACTACAACAGCCTGGTGGTTCGCGTTCACGGTACCTTCGGTAAGGCCCATGGCCGCGCCGATGTGCATCAACTGGTCAGCAGCGCCAACTGCTCAGCCTGTCACAGCGATCTCAACTTCGGTCTAGAGAATGCACGCTCAACCCCGATGCGCTGGAACAAGGGCGATGCCAGCTACTCCAGCCCACAGGCCGGTGTGTGCGCCTCTTGCCACGTCTCATCGAGCTATGAGATCGGCGGTGGTAAAGATGCGGCCAAGTCTCACATCGAGAGCATGGGCGGCGTCGTTGCCGGCAGCTATGAAGCGGCCATGCTAAACAGCGAGTCATGCCTCACCTGCCACAGCGCAGAGAAGGTCGCCGAGCTGCACAAGCAAAACTAAAACAGACGCCACTGTTTTAAAGACCCATTTAAAATAAGCTAAGAGTGTCAGGCCATGCCTGGCACTCTTTTTTTATCGCCGCTTTCTGTTCCACTTCTCTCCAATCTGCCGCAAGACCACGGGTGCGCATGGAGCAAACTCAGGGAAACACAGGCTCTACATACCCCCAAAGGCGCCACATTTTCGGCTACAGCAAATTAACAGGATGTGATTTAACTGGCTGACTTTCTTAAGTGAAAATGAAAATTTCACCAAAAATGCATTTTTTTACCTACCTCTAAAGAAATAGTCAGATCTCAATCACATAAGCAGACTGAAACACCTGCTAAAAAGTTGCCATTTCGATAGCCTTAGAGGTGGAAATTAATTCCACACACTAAGCGGGTGTTTTCAGTAGACAAAACAAATACTGTTCTCAATTTCAGTGCTTGTTTTTATTGAAGAACAATCAATTAGTGATGATTAAAACTATTGCAGGGAATAATCATGATGAAAAAGTTCAATGTTAATGCAGCGACAAAAGCTGTATTAGGTGCCGGACTTCTCTCTTTCGCCTTATCCGGTTGCGGCAGCGACGGTAAAGATGGCGAAGATGGTAAGGACGGCGTCATTGGTGTCAACATCGACACTACACCTACCCTTCAGGCAACCTTTACCAATGCGACAATCGACGCAGGTAAAGTCACGGTCGACTTCAAGCTTCAAGATGCAAACGGCGTTGCCGTACTTGGGCTCACCAAAGACCACGACCTGAGATTTGGTGTCGCGCAGCTGACCCATGTGGTTGAAACCAAAGCCGATGGCGAAACTGCCGATCGCGGCTTCCAATGGCAGGCCTACATCAACAGCGAGAAGGCGCCTAACCCAGACTGGGTACCAGAGGGCGATACCGACATCAATCCGTCTAACCAGTTCCAAGCCAACGTAGAGCAGGCCGCCAAGTGCGACGACTGCCTAGTCGACAACGAAGACGGTAGCTACACCTATACCTTCCAGACCAACATCGCCAACGTCACCTCACCAGTCACTGTGACCTATGACGCCGATGCGACTCAGCGTATTACGCTCGAGCTGGAACAACCTAGCGTCACGGCTAACGCCAACTATGATTTCCAACCTTCTAGTGGCGCGACCAAAGGTATTCAAACCCGCAACGTGGTTGCTATCGAGACCTGTTACACCTGTCACCAGCCAGAGAGTCTGGCACTGCATGGTGGCCGTCGTATTAACATCGAAAACTGTGCCTCTTGCCACACCGCCACCTCAGGCGATCCAGAAACCGGCAACAGCGTCGACTTCACTTACATGATCCACGCCATTCACCGTGGTGAAGAACGTCACACCTATGATGCCGACGGCAACCAGGTGCCAGCACCTTACAAGGTGATCGGCTATGGCGGCGGCGTACATGACTACGGCAAGGTGATGTTCCCACAAAAACCAGCGGCCGATTGTAGCGCCTGTCACGTCGAGGGCAGCAATGCACCGGCAAATGCCGACCTTTACAAGGCAGACCTGAGCAACACAGCCTGTATCGCCTGTCACAGCGAGAAACCATCTTCTCACCACAGCAGCACAGACTGTATGGCCTGTCACAACAGCACCGAACCATACGGCGGCACAGGTAGCGCCTTCAAGCGTCATGGCGACGTATTGAAAGCGTACCAAGATGCCGAGGCGATGAGCGTTAAGTTCAGCAACATAGGTGTTGATGCTAATGGTAAGTTCGTCTTTGACGTACAGGTACTGGGTGCCGATGGCGCCGCCCTGGATGGCGAGCTATTAGATCCAAAATCACGTGTGGTTGTGGCCTGGGATATCGACAAAGACTTCCCTGCCTACAGCGATGCCTCTTATAGCAATCGTCGTATCGCCCTAGAAGAAGGGGTTTACAACGCCGAGACTAAGACTTACACCCTAACCGGTACTAAGTTTGATCTACCTGCCGATGCCAACGGCAAGACCTTCGAGCTCTGGTCAGCGCTGAAAGTCTGCTTCAACAACGGTGGCTATGGCGTTGCCGAGATTAAGCCTACCGCCTGTGCGACCGAAGGCGTACGTAAGGTAGAAGCTAAACAAGAAGCGATGCACTTCGTCTGGAAAGATGGCGCCATCGACGACAGCGCAACACCTGCCGAGCGTCGCGACATCATTGACCCTAGCAAGTGTCAGGGCTGCCACAACCAGGAAAACCATCACTACAACAATGGTTACAACTGTCAGACTTGCCACACTTCTGACAAGACCACTAAGGCTAACGCCAGCGAGCAGTATCCAAATGCGAAGAAACCAACCAGCTACGCCTACAAGGCGCACGAAGCTGAGGGTCACTTCCTCAAGTATGCTGGCGTAGGTTCTAGCACTGTTGTGAAAACAGACTGTATGACCTGTCACACTGACGGCGGTATCGAACTGGGCCGCGCTCCTGAGCGTACATGGCGCTATGGTAACCTGTTAACAGGTGAAGACATCTGGGTATCTTCCGATGCAGGTGCTTGTATGAGCTGTCACCAGAAATACCTGAGCGATGCAGCCAAGTCTCACATCGAGACCAACGGCGGTATCTTAGACGGTGTTGATGCCGATGACGTACGTACTCGCGCAGCAGAAACCTGTAAGACCTGTCACACACCTGAAAAGGTGATGGAACTGCACGGTCACTAGTAGGTTTGACCCACTAACTCTCAAGGTTAGTGGGTCGACATCTACCTCGAAGGGAGGCACTCGCCTCCCTTTGTTTTTACTGTAGAACAGTGAACGCTAAAATAAGAACAAAAATCGCAAAACTGTTTCATTTTGCAACATTTTTTCCGTCAAGCCGCCCCATTCTCCGCCCGTCGGGCTACCCCTTTAGAAATAGAAAGATCTCGGTCACACATTAGACTCAGTCAGGCAGATTTTAGCCGCTTGTTACGTTAGCATTTCCTTGGGGATTTCTATTTCCAGCATTGACTTAGGTCGCACAACTTATAACTGAGAATCGGCGCAATCAATGGCCATGCACTTAAGACGATGCCAAACCTATGCAGGGAAAAAATGATGAACGTACAAAATAATAAATTTAAGCTGCTACTCGCAGCAGGTGCCGTCTCCATGGCTCTCACTGGTTGTGGTGGCAGCGACGGTAGTGATGGTAATCCTGGCAACCCAGGCGGCCCAGCAGCCGATGCCATTGAAGTACTTCACCTTGATGTCACCAAGGTTGAATACGACAACGGCACACCCACAATCACAGTCTTTGCGACCAACCAGGAAGATCTTCCTGTTATCGGTCTGAAAGATCTTGAAGTGAAAAAAGTGGTTCAGCTACTGCCACAAGGCACGACCGGTGCAGGTAATGCCGCCGAATGGCAATATATCGGCTCACAAAAAGCCTTTACCGACCACAAGAATGGTAACTACACCTTCACCATCGACGTGGAAGGCTACAACCCAGAGCTGACCCAAAGATACAATATCGTCGCCAAGGCCTCGACACTGCTCGACGGCGTCACCCTGGTGCCGCAAACCGAGATCGCCGAAGACTTCTCTGGCGAAGGTTATGAGCCACTCTACACCAAGAATGTGGTCTCAACCGCCAGCTGTAACAGCTGTCACGCCGAAGGACAGAAGATCTACCACAGCTACACCAGCGTAGAGACCTGTGTCTCTTGTCACACCCAAGAGATGGCTGATGAGAAAGGTAAGCCACAAGTTGCCTTTAACCATCTGATCCACAACGTCCACAACGACGCTAAGATGTATGGCCGCAACATGGACCAGAGCGCCGAAACTGCGCACCACATAGTCCAGGACAACTGCCAAGCCTGTCACGTTCAGTCTGACGAGCTCACCGAGTGGGGCAACTGGTCACGTATTCCAACCATGGAAACCTGTACTAGCTGTCACGTCAACATCGACTTTAAGGCGGGTAAAGGCCACTCTCAGCAAAACGACAACAGCAACTGTGTTGCCTGTCATAACGCGAGCTGGACTGCCGAGCTGCACACTCAAGCTGGTAGCGACAAGAAAGCCCTTATCGACCAATACGGCCTGAATGTTGAGTCAACCATCAACACCGAAGGCACTGCTGCCACCATCAGCGTTCAAGTGGTCGATGCCAGCGGCGCCGCCGTTGATATCAACACCATTCTGCCTATGGTACAGCGCTTCGAGATCGTGACTAACGTAGGTCCTAACAATGTAACCCTAGGTTATGGCGGTAAAGACTCTATCAACGCCGTGAAGAATGGCGTGGTCGATGCCAAGGCGCTAGTCGAAGATGGCAAGCTGGTTTACACCACTAGCAAAGATCTTAAGCTAGGTGCCAACGGTATCGACAGCGAGACCGCCTTTACCTTCGTTGGCTGGGCAATGTGCTCAGACAAGGGTGAGTTCGTGACCTGTGACGATCCTGCCTTCGACGGTAGCGACACCGACAAGTACACCGGCATGAAAGCCGACCTTGCCTTCGCCGCACTAGCAGACAAGGCGCCAAGCATGCGTCACGTCGACTCAGTGAACTTCACCGCCTGTGCCTCTTGTCACACCACAGAGTTTGAAGTGCACAAGGGTAGCCACCATGCAGGTTTCGTCCTGTCTGAGCAGCTCTCTCACGCGAAAGACGCCAACGACATGCCTATCATAGGTGTCGATGCCTGTGTGGCCTGTCACACACCTGACGGCACATACGCTGGCGGCGCGAACAAGGGTGCCCTGGAGATGAAGCTGCACGTGGTACACGGCGAGCAAGGCATCATCAAAGATTGTGCCCAGTGTCACAACGACTTCAACCTGGACGCCTTCAAGGCTAAAGGTGCCCTGGCAACTGCTGCTGGCCAATACAGCACACCTATCGCCGCGACTTGTACTTCTTGTCACACAAGCGATAGCGTCAAGGCCCACGCCGAAAGCCAAGGTGCCATCATCAATGGTGCTAAAGATGTCGCTAACGATGCGGCGCAGCTAGAAACTTGTTTCTTCTGCCACGCACCTGTTATCGAAGATCACACTGCGGTGAAGATGTAATTTGCGCATCTCAAATTGAAAACCGGGGGAGTCACCTCCCCCACTTTTCACGACTCATTTGTGCAAATTAGGATGCCTATTATGAAAATCACAAATCAATTCAAAAGCCTGTTTCCGGCGGTGATGGCGGCAGCGCTACTTACCCTTGGCATAAGCCAGGGCGCGGTGGCGTCCAAGTGGGATGCCAAGATGACCCCGGACGAGGTGGAAGCCACCCTGGACAAGAAGTTCGCCGAAGGCCAGTACTCGCCTAAGGGCGCCGACTCTTGTCTCATGTGTCACGGCAAATCTGAAAAAGTCATGGACCTGTTCAAGGGCGTACACGGCGCTGCCGACTCGAGCAAGAGCCCGATGGCCGGCCTGCAATGTGAAGCCTGCCACGGCCCTATGGGTAAGCATAACCGCGGCGGTAACGAGCCGATGATCGCCTTCGGTCCCGACTCTACCCTGTCTGCCGAGAAGCAAAACAGCGTCTGTATGAGCTGTCACAAAGATGACAAGCGCATGGCCTGGAACGGCGGTCACCATGACAACGCCGATGTGGCCTGTGCCTCTTGTCACTCGGTGCACACAGATAAAGATCCTGTGCTCTCTAAGAACACAGAGATGGAAGTCTGTACCAGCTGTCACACCAAGCAAAAAGCCGACATGAACAAACGCTCTTCTCACCCAATGAAGTGGGCGCAGATGGTCTGTAGCGATTGTCACAATCCACACGGTACCCTGTCGGACTCGGACCTGGTCAAGCCCAGCGTTAACGAAACCTGCTATTCGTGCCACGCAGAAAAACGCGGCCCAAAGCTATGGGAACATGCGCCCGTAACTGAAAACTGCGTTACCTGTCACAACCCGCACGGCAGTGTTAATGAGGGCATGTTGAAGACCCGCGCCCCGCAACTTTGTCAGCAGTGCCACGCTAGCGATGGCCATGCCAGCAATGCTTACATGGGCAACACTGACCAAGGTTCTAACGTGGGTGGCAATGCCTTTACCGGTGGTCGCAGCTGTCTGAACTGTCACAACCAGATCCATGGTTCTAACCATCCATCTGGCAAACTATTCCAGCGCTAAGGAGACGAGAAGATGAAATTCAAACTCAATGTAGTCACCCTCGCCCTTATCGCTAATGCCGGTATCGTCATTCCCGGCATGGCGCTGGCCGACGGCTATGGCATTCAAAACGCCAACACAGAAAAGGTGAAGTTCGATAACTGGGCCTGTAAGCGCTGTAAGATTGAGACAGGCGTCACTGGCACTATCGGTGCCGGCGTCGGTTACAACGACAGCGACGACATCCGCTCGGCCAACGCCTTTGCCGCCGAAAATGAATTTGTCGGCAAGGTCGACGCCGATGTGAGCTACATCAGCGAATCTGGCTACCGTGCCAGTATAGAGGCGCAAAACCTCGGCATGGAAAACGGCCGCCTGGATCTTGAGTCTGGCAAGGTAGGTCAGCACAAGCTGAGCCTCAACTACCGTCAGATAGCCACCTACAAGACTGATAAGGCTATGAGCCCTTATCAAGGCGTGGGCGGCGACCACCTGACCCTGCCAGACAACTGGCAGACGGCGGGTTCGAGCCAGGATATGAGCGAGCTATACAGCAGCCTCAACCCACTGGAGCTGTCGCTCAAGCGCAAGCGCGCCGGCATCGGCTTCGAGTATCAGGGTGAAGAGCTGTGGAGCACCTACGTCAACTACCAGCGTGAAGATAAGACCGGCCTTAAGCAGGCATCGGGCAGCTTCTTCAATCAGTCTATGATGCTGGCAGAGCCTGTGGATTACACCACAGACACAGTTGAGGCGGGTATCAAGCTTAAAGGCGACAACTGGTTTACCGCCCTGGCCTACTCAGGCTCGAGCTTTAAGAACCAGTACAGCCAGCTCACCTTCGACAACGCCTTTAATCCGACATTCGGCGCCCAGACTCAAGGCACTATGGCCTTAGACCCAGACAACGAGGCGCACACTGTCTCGCTGATGGGCCAATACACGGCGGGAAGCACCATCATGAGCGGCCGCGTGCATTATGGTCAGATGAGCCAGGATCAGGCGCTGGTTACCTCAGGTTATGGGTACCAGACACCTGTGGACGCGCTGGATGCCAAGGTCGACATGAAGGGCGCTAACCTCAAGGTGGTGTCTCGCATCAACCGCACGGTTCGCGTTAACGCCAGCTATGACTATAGCGACCGCGATAACAAGACCAATGTGGAAGAGTGGACCCAGATCAGCATCAACTCCACCACAGGCAAGGTGGCCTACAACACCCCTTATGACTTCACGACACAAAGGGCTAAGTTGGGCGCCGATTTCCGTCTGAGCCGTGGCATGAAGCTGGAAGCGGGTTACGACTTCCGCCGCGACGAGCGTAGCTACCAGGACCGCGAAACCACAGATGAGAACACGCTATGGACCAAGTTCCACCTCAGCGCGTTCGACAACTGGGATATGTGGATCAAGGGCAGCTATGGCGAGCGTGATGGCTCTGAATATCAGGCCTCGGAGTGGACTTCGAGCGAGTCTAACAGCCTGCTGCGTAAGTACAATCTGGCGGATCGTCAGCGCACCATGGTTGAAGCCCGTATCAGCCACACGCCAATCGAAGCCCTGACCATAGACTTCGGTGGCCTTTATGCCTTAGACGACTACAACGAAACCCAGATAGGTCTGACCGAGTCGAAAGATGTCAGCTACGACATTAACGCCAGCTACCTGATCAACGACGACATGATGGTCAACGCCTTCTACAATCGTCAAAACATAGACTCAGAGCAGGCAGGCAGCAGCAACTACAGCACGCCTAACTGGTTTGGTCTGGTGGAAGATCAGGTCGATGTGATCGGCGCTGGGTTCAGCTACAACAATCTGTTAGAGAAGAAACTGCGCCTGGGCGTGGACTACACCTACTCAGATTCGAGCAGCAACACCCAGGTAAAACAGGGTCTCAGCGGCAACTATGGTGATTACTATGCCAAGGTCCATAACGTCAATGTCTACGGTCAATACCAGGCCACAGACAATATGGCACTGCGTCTTGACTACAAGATGGAGAAATACAAGGACAATGACCCAGGTAACAGCATAGCGCCAGACGGGATCTGGAACGTTGTCGGCTTTGGTTACAACAGCCATGACTACAACGCTCACCTGATCATGCTGAGCATGAGCTACAAGCTGTAATTACCGTGCATTTATAGCTAGCTAAAAACCCGCGCCCGTCGCGGGTTTTTTATGCTCCATCGTTGATTGCCATCTCGCAAAAACAGCCTCCCAGGCTTTTTCCCGTCGGGCTTTTACCGTAAGCTCAACACACCACCTCCAAGATGACGCAGCGCCTTGTACTTTCTCGATAATCAACTCGCCCAGCAGATAGTCGATCGCACCATGGCGATCATAGGACACAACATCAATGTGATGAACAGCCAAGGGGTGATACTCGGCTCGGGCGAGCCCCACCGCATCGGCTCCACCCACGAGGGTGCCCTGCTGGCCATCAGTCAGAACCGCACCGTCGAGCTAAACAGCGCCAGTGCAGCCAGCCTGCAGGGGGTCAAGCCTGGCATCAACCTGCCGCTGCACTATCAGGGTGAGATCATCGGCGTAATAGGCATCACGGGAGAACCCGAACACCTCAAAGCCTTCGGTGAGCTATTGAAGATGACCGCCGAGATGATCGTCGAGCAGGCCAACTCGCTCGATGTGGCCCAGTGGCGCGCCCGTCAGCAGGAAGAGTTTATCCTGCAGCTGATAAAGCCCGAGGGGCGGGATCTCAATCACCTGAAGATCTGGGCCCAGCGTCTGGATATCGATCTCGAGATGCCAAGGGTCGCAGCCGTGCTGCGTATCAGCGACGACGCCGGCGACGAGCTGGCCAACTCCCAACTCAAGACGGTACTGCATCTGTTAGAGACGCCGTCACGCGGCAACCTGATCGCCATGACCTCCATGACTGAGCTGGTGATCCTCAAACCCGCCTTCTTAGACGGCAAGGCCTGGAGCGCCGAGGCCGAGAGCCTGCGCATCGACCGTCTGCTCAAGCGTCTGCCCAGTGAACTAAACGCCAGGTTAAAGATTTCCCTAGGCCACTACTTTCCCGCCACCATGGATATCAACCGCTCCTATCAGACGGCGCTGGAAACCCTGAATTTTGGCCAGCAGCTACACCCAGAGCAGAGCAAGTACCTGTATGAAGATCATGCCCTGCTGGTGATGCTCTCTGGGCTAAAACATGACTGGCGCGGCGAGCAGCTACTGAGGCCGTTTCAGCGCCTCATCGACAGGGATAAAAACGCCCTGCTGCGCAAGACACTGGCCAGCTATCTGGGCCATTTCGGCGACCAGCAAGCCTGCGCCAAGGCGCTGTTTATCCACCGTAACACCCTGAGGTACCGCCTGGATAAGATCGCCCAGATCACTAAGGTGGATATTCAAAAACTCGACGGCCTGCTACAGCTCTACCTGGGTCAGGTGCTGCTAAGCCGCGGCCAGGACCAAGGCTAAATGATGACCATGGCAAACAGGCCTGGGCTAAGCTAGACAGGCCTAAGTTAGACAGGCCTAAAAATCGGGATCGCAGCTAAAGCTGACTCGCTCACCGCTGATGGGATGGTTAAAGGCCAGATACTGGGCGTGCAGATGCAGGCGGTTGGCCTTAGCCCCGTAGAGATCATCGCCTATGATGGGCATGCCCAGGCCATCCTGATGGGCACAGTGCACCCTGAGCTGATGGGTACGTCCCGTCTTAGGAAACAGTGACAGCAAGGTCGTCCCCTCGCCTCTGGATTTTACCAGCCAATAGGTATGGGCATGTTTTCCGTGCTCGAAACACACCAGCTGACGCGGCCTGTCGTCGAGATCTACCCGCAGCGGCAGCGTGATCTCGCCCTCTTCCCCCTGCACCTCACCCGCTACCCTGGCCAGATAACGCTTCTCCACGGTGCGGCCGATGAACTGCTGCACCAATGCGGTATTGGCCTCACTGCTCAGGGCGATCACCATCAGGCCTGAGGTGGACATATCCAGGCGATGGACAATCAGCGGCCCGGTCGCCTTGGGAAAGGCCTGGCGCATACGGCTATAGACGCTGTCGGTTACGTGCTTGCC is a window from the Shewanella loihica PV-4 genome containing:
- a CDS encoding OmcA/MtrC family decaheme c-type cytochrome; amino-acid sequence: MMNVQNNKFKLLLAAGAVSMALTGCGGSDGSDGNPGNPGGPAADAIEVLHLDVTKVEYDNGTPTITVFATNQEDLPVIGLKDLEVKKVVQLLPQGTTGAGNAAEWQYIGSQKAFTDHKNGNYTFTIDVEGYNPELTQRYNIVAKASTLLDGVTLVPQTEIAEDFSGEGYEPLYTKNVVSTASCNSCHAEGQKIYHSYTSVETCVSCHTQEMADEKGKPQVAFNHLIHNVHNDAKMYGRNMDQSAETAHHIVQDNCQACHVQSDELTEWGNWSRIPTMETCTSCHVNIDFKAGKGHSQQNDNSNCVACHNASWTAELHTQAGSDKKALIDQYGLNVESTINTEGTAATISVQVVDASGAAVDINTILPMVQRFEIVTNVGPNNVTLGYGGKDSINAVKNGVVDAKALVEDGKLVYTTSKDLKLGANGIDSETAFTFVGWAMCSDKGEFVTCDDPAFDGSDTDKYTGMKADLAFAALADKAPSMRHVDSVNFTACASCHTTEFEVHKGSHHAGFVLSEQLSHAKDANDMPIIGVDACVACHTPDGTYAGGANKGALEMKLHVVHGEQGIIKDCAQCHNDFNLDAFKAKGALATAAGQYSTPIAATCTSCHTSDSVKAHAESQGAIINGAKDVANDAAQLETCFFCHAPVIEDHTAVKM
- a CDS encoding multiheme c-type cytochrome, translated to MMKRYSISTAVKAAFGVGALSLALVGCGGSDGKDGEDGKPGEIAVDINSATAVQTKIESASYDAAAKTLSFEFSLTNPNGVAVTGLEALTDPLRIAFGRMGTRSEAFTPYSLEDGTQVTGRADGDEEIWLSYRNASKNGVPMTGTNNWRPTRDCPEGLNCLSYLGEGRYRVTAPEIIDTNGLDYDYDANRINGIYLITYGVGQNKLKNVEAYYWDPLTEQSVSSPKKVLEMDTCTSCHVGQDHIRHGNYGNTADGCGFCHTDYTQYSGSGIDGEGNTVEFNFDGSIKGLVHAVHTGITEGDRRELAKFNSVIANANNPAFTYEFDGAALDSEGNPKAELNFPASTANCQSCHVSYTTTEETLPEGLTAHALAWFGDKDVTSCQSCHGEYHKGSSLVAPGEEGATMVGCVTCHSSQDGNTRGGAFRHFAGHEQASSQAASQAGILVGASYSQIAWDETSATLSFTLNLNKGEEAVTSLHVPRVTVYVNAVDAVKPDAYLAARTSGSATANPDGSYTVTVDASKPNYGLPSLAEVIANGADLAITSSFSTCFKNKSSTLVELDGEGNCAGVLSANAAKTEFVKLDGTPGAVRASAVDYDNCASCHNNDMVARKGAAHYRNADVHTCAQCHEAGDYNSLVVRVHGTFGKAHGRADVHQLVSSANCSACHSDLNFGLENARSTPMRWNKGDASYSSPQAGVCASCHVSSSYEIGGGKDAAKSHIESMGGVVAGSYEAAMLNSESCLTCHSAEKVAELHKQN
- a CDS encoding OmcA/MtrC family decaheme c-type cytochrome — translated: MMKKFNVNAATKAVLGAGLLSFALSGCGSDGKDGEDGKDGVIGVNIDTTPTLQATFTNATIDAGKVTVDFKLQDANGVAVLGLTKDHDLRFGVAQLTHVVETKADGETADRGFQWQAYINSEKAPNPDWVPEGDTDINPSNQFQANVEQAAKCDDCLVDNEDGSYTYTFQTNIANVTSPVTVTYDADATQRITLELEQPSVTANANYDFQPSSGATKGIQTRNVVAIETCYTCHQPESLALHGGRRINIENCASCHTATSGDPETGNSVDFTYMIHAIHRGEERHTYDADGNQVPAPYKVIGYGGGVHDYGKVMFPQKPAADCSACHVEGSNAPANADLYKADLSNTACIACHSEKPSSHHSSTDCMACHNSTEPYGGTGSAFKRHGDVLKAYQDAEAMSVKFSNIGVDANGKFVFDVQVLGADGAALDGELLDPKSRVVVAWDIDKDFPAYSDASYSNRRIALEEGVYNAETKTYTLTGTKFDLPADANGKTFELWSALKVCFNNGGYGVAEIKPTACATEGVRKVEAKQEAMHFVWKDGAIDDSATPAERRDIIDPSKCQGCHNQENHHYNNGYNCQTCHTSDKTTKANASEQYPNAKKPTSYAYKAHEAEGHFLKYAGVGSSTVVKTDCMTCHTDGGIELGRAPERTWRYGNLLTGEDIWVSSDAGACMSCHQKYLSDAAKSHIETNGGILDGVDADDVRTRAAETCKTCHTPEKVMELHGH
- a CDS encoding DmsE family decaheme c-type cytochrome codes for the protein MKITNQFKSLFPAVMAAALLTLGISQGAVASKWDAKMTPDEVEATLDKKFAEGQYSPKGADSCLMCHGKSEKVMDLFKGVHGAADSSKSPMAGLQCEACHGPMGKHNRGGNEPMIAFGPDSTLSAEKQNSVCMSCHKDDKRMAWNGGHHDNADVACASCHSVHTDKDPVLSKNTEMEVCTSCHTKQKADMNKRSSHPMKWAQMVCSDCHNPHGTLSDSDLVKPSVNETCYSCHAEKRGPKLWEHAPVTENCVTCHNPHGSVNEGMLKTRAPQLCQQCHASDGHASNAYMGNTDQGSNVGGNAFTGGRSCLNCHNQIHGSNHPSGKLFQR